TAAGCCTTTGATCCTTTTCATTACCTGATCTAGATTATGCTAGCGTAGGGAAGCAATTCGGACATTAACAATGGGTCCCCGTTTCTTTGCGCATAGAAACGGGGCTTTTTTATTTGAAAATTTCATATTGAAACCACTAGGGGTGCTTTTCGTGCTGAGAGAGGAATAATCCTTAACCCTTACAGACCTGATCTAGGTAATACTAGCGAAGGGAAGTGGCGCAACGAATAAATATAATTTTATTTGCTGTAACCACTTCTTGTATATAGAGGTGGTTTTTTTATTGAGATAAATAGATATGTAGGAAGGGGAATTATAAATGAAATTTTGTGAAAGATTATTTGAGACGGTGCAGCCTGTATGGGAGAAAAGTCATAATCATCCGTTTGTAGTAGGTATGGGGGATGGAACGTTAGAAAAAGATAAATTCCAGTATTATATTATTCAAGATTATTTATATTTGTTGGATTATGCAAAACTATATGCAATTGGTGTTGTAAAGGCAACGAATCCACAAGTTATGGCAAAATTTGCAGAGCAAATAGATGGTATTTTAAATGGTGAAATGACGATTCATAAACAATATGCAAAAAGACTTGGTATTTCTGTAGAGGAGATGGAATCTGCAAAACCATCTGCTAAAAATTTAGCTTATACAAATTACATGATGTCTGTATCTCAAAATGGCACACTTGCAGAATTAATAGCAGCTTTACTTCCATGTATGTGGAGCTATTGGGAGATTGGAAAGCGTTTAAATGATATTCCTGGAGCAAGAGATCATGAGTTTTTTGGGGAATGGATTCAAGGATATAGTTCTGAAGAATACGGTAACCTTTGTATTTGGTTAATAGATGTATTAAATGAAATGGCAGTTGGAAAGTCAGAGAAAGAACTAGATCGATTAGAGGAGATTTTCTTATATTCCAGCCGATTTGAATATTTATTCTGGGATATGGCCTATCGTAAGGAGATGTGGGGTTTTGAGGAGCAAGAACATACTACAGTTTCGTAATGTTTCCTTTCATTATGATGAGAAACCAATCATAGAGGGACTAGATGCCAATATACAAGAAAAAGAGTTTGTGAGCATTATTGGACCGAGTGGCTGTGGGAAAAGTACTTTATTTCGCCTTATTACAGGTTTAGAAGAGGCGAGCACTGGACATATAGAGCTCATAGAAACAAAGAGTCATCCTGTAGGGTATATGCCTCAAAAAGATATGCTCCTGCCGTGGAGAACAATTATTGAGAATGCAGCTTTACCGTTAGAGTGCCAAGGTGTGCAGAAGAAAGAAGCACAAGTCAAGGCAAAGGAACTGTTACATAAATTTGGTTTACAAGGGTACGAGAAAAAATATCCGAAAGATTTATCTGGTGGTATGAGACAACGCGTATCTTTTATCCGAACTTTATTAACAGGCGGAGAGATATTATTGTTAGATGAACCGTTTAGCGCATTAGATGCCTTAACGAAGGCATCTTTGCAGGAATGGTTGTTTGAACAATGGAAAGAGTGGAAAAAAACAATCTTATTTATTACACATGATGTTGAAGAAGCTCTTTTTCTTTCTAATCGTATTTTTGTTGTAGAAGAGCAACCGATAGCAACTTTAACTGAGCGAATTGTACCGCTGGATCGTAACCGAACAAGAAAAGATTTATATAAGCCTGAAGTGTTAGCGCTTAAAGAAGAGCTCCTTAGTATGTTACAAAGGCAGGTACTCGTATGATGAGTCGTTTGAAGGAGCTATTACCTGCCCTCACATTAAGTGGAATTTTACTTGCTCTGTGGGAAGTAGGAGCAAGAATTGTAGATGAGATGTACATTTTGCCATCACCTTCTGCAATTGTAATGAAGATATGGGCACTGAAAGATATATTATTCACGGTTCATTTACCAGCAACGTTGTACGTCGTTTTAATAGGCGTTGTTATTTCTATCGTGCTGGGTGTAGGGCTAGCAATGTTAATGAATGCGAGTACGTGGATGGAAAGAGCATTTTATCCATTATTAGTTGCTTCACAAACAATTCCGATTACAGCACTTGCACCGCTATTTGTTTTATGGTTTGGATATACCATTTGGAGTAAAGTTGTTGTTACAGTTTTAATTACGTTTTTCCCAATTGCGGTCAATACGTATGATGGACTCCGCAGTACGAAAAAAGAATGGGAAGAGCTCTTAGTTACGTATGGTGCAACGAAAAAAGATGTTTTTCTTAAGTTAAAGTTGCCATCTGCTCTTCCTTACTTTTTCTCAGCATTAAAAATTGCAGTTCCACTTAGTGTAATTGGAGCAGCAATTGGTGAATGGCTCGGTGCACAAGCTGGACTTGGTTACTTCAGTAAAAGGATGATGACACAGCTGGACGGTGCAGGTGTATTTGCACCAATTGTATTGTTATCATTATTAGCTATTTTCTTCGTTATCCTTATTTCTATATTAGAGAAGAAATTCATTAGTTGGAGGAAACATTCATGAAATTATTAAAACGCATCTTTGTGTTTACATTATTAGTTGCAATGATTGCAGGGTGTTCGAGTAATTCAGCATCAGACAAGAAAAAAACAGAGAAAGAAATAACGGTCATGCTTGATTGGTATCCAAATGCGGTGCATAGCTTTATTTATGCAGCGATTGAAAAAGGATACTTCAAAGAAGAAGGAATAAAAGTGAATATTAAATTCCCTTCTAATCCGACCGATCCATTAACGTTAGCAGCGGCAGGAAAAGTAACTGTTGGTTTATATTATCAACCAGATGTTGTTATCGCAAAAGCAAATGAACAAATTCCAGTGAAGTCAATTGGAGCTGTTGTACGTTCACCATTAAATCATGTTGTATCGTTAAAATCAGCTGGTATTCAGTCGCCGAAAGATTTAGAAGGAAAAACGGTTGGATATTCTGGAACGCCTTTAAGTGAAGCCTATTTAAAAACGATGGTAAAAGAAGCTGGTGGTAATCCAGATACAGTGAAAGTAGTCGATGTTGGATTTGATTTAGTACCAGCGTTAATTACGAAAAAAGTGGATGCTGTAACAGGTGCATACATCAACCATGAGGTTCCTGTTATGCGTCATCAAGGTCATGAACCAGCGTACTTTAATCCAGCTGACTACGGTGTGCCGAATTATCATGAGCTTGTTTTTGTAACAGGTGATAAAACATTGAAAAAGGATAAAGAAGCATTGCAAGCCTTTTTACGTGGTGCGAAAAAAGGATATGATTTCATGAAGAAAAATCCGGATGAAGCACTGAATATTTTATTAGATCATCAAGAGAAAGAGAACTTTCCACTTATTCCAGAAGTTGAAAAAGAAAGTATGAAAATTTTATTAGGAAAAATGGAGACGAAAGATGAACCATTCTTATCAGATTCAAAAGAATCATGGGAGAAACAAAATAAATGGTTGAAAGAAAAAGGGATGACGAAAGAAAGTGTTCCTGCCGATGAATTATTCGAAAACATTTTAAAGTAGGCGAATGAATATGAAAAATGAGCTCCACGTAATCTCAAATGGTCAAATGCCATTCGAAGAGTTAGTGAATGTAGCGATGCAAATTGAGAGTGAGATAGACTACTTGCATATTCGTGAGCGTGGGAAAAGTACAAAGGAATTGTATGAAGGTGTGGAAAGTCTTTTAAAGAAAGGCTTTCCGGCATCTAAGCTTGTAATAAATGATCGAATTGATATTGCTATTTTATTAAATATCCCGCGTGTGCAGTTAGGATATCGTAGTGCTGATGTAAGATCAGTTAAGGAAAAATTTTCTTATTTGCATGTTGGCTATTCTGTGCATTCTTTAGAAGAAGCGATAGAGGTGTTTAAAAACGGAGCAGATTCGCTCGTTTACGGTCATGTATTTCCAACAGATTGTAAAAAAGGTGTGCCAGCGCGTGGGTTAGAGGAAATTTCGGATATGACAAGGTGTTTATCGATACCGATTACGGCAATTGGAGGAATTACTCCTGAAAATATAGGGGACGTTCTTACAACTGGTGTGAGTGGTGTTGCTGTTATGTCTGGAAT
The DNA window shown above is from Bacillus clarus and carries:
- the tenA gene encoding thiaminase II translates to MKFCERLFETVQPVWEKSHNHPFVVGMGDGTLEKDKFQYYIIQDYLYLLDYAKLYAIGVVKATNPQVMAKFAEQIDGILNGEMTIHKQYAKRLGISVEEMESAKPSAKNLAYTNYMMSVSQNGTLAELIAALLPCMWSYWEIGKRLNDIPGARDHEFFGEWIQGYSSEEYGNLCIWLIDVLNEMAVGKSEKELDRLEEIFLYSSRFEYLFWDMAYRKEMWGFEEQEHTTVS
- a CDS encoding ABC transporter ATP-binding protein, whose product is MRSKNILQFRNVSFHYDEKPIIEGLDANIQEKEFVSIIGPSGCGKSTLFRLITGLEEASTGHIELIETKSHPVGYMPQKDMLLPWRTIIENAALPLECQGVQKKEAQVKAKELLHKFGLQGYEKKYPKDLSGGMRQRVSFIRTLLTGGEILLLDEPFSALDALTKASLQEWLFEQWKEWKKTILFITHDVEEALFLSNRIFVVEEQPIATLTERIVPLDRNRTRKDLYKPEVLALKEELLSMLQRQVLV
- a CDS encoding ABC transporter permease, coding for MSRLKELLPALTLSGILLALWEVGARIVDEMYILPSPSAIVMKIWALKDILFTVHLPATLYVVLIGVVISIVLGVGLAMLMNASTWMERAFYPLLVASQTIPITALAPLFVLWFGYTIWSKVVVTVLITFFPIAVNTYDGLRSTKKEWEELLVTYGATKKDVFLKLKLPSALPYFFSALKIAVPLSVIGAAIGEWLGAQAGLGYFSKRMMTQLDGAGVFAPIVLLSLLAIFFVILISILEKKFISWRKHS
- a CDS encoding ABC transporter substrate-binding protein; the protein is MKLLKRIFVFTLLVAMIAGCSSNSASDKKKTEKEITVMLDWYPNAVHSFIYAAIEKGYFKEEGIKVNIKFPSNPTDPLTLAAAGKVTVGLYYQPDVVIAKANEQIPVKSIGAVVRSPLNHVVSLKSAGIQSPKDLEGKTVGYSGTPLSEAYLKTMVKEAGGNPDTVKVVDVGFDLVPALITKKVDAVTGAYINHEVPVMRHQGHEPAYFNPADYGVPNYHELVFVTGDKTLKKDKEALQAFLRGAKKGYDFMKKNPDEALNILLDHQEKENFPLIPEVEKESMKILLGKMETKDEPFLSDSKESWEKQNKWLKEKGMTKESVPADELFENILK
- the tenI gene encoding thiazole tautomerase TenI, with amino-acid sequence MKNELHVISNGQMPFEELVNVAMQIESEIDYLHIRERGKSTKELYEGVESLLKKGFPASKLVINDRIDIAILLNIPRVQLGYRSADVRSVKEKFSYLHVGYSVHSLEEAIEVFKNGADSLVYGHVFPTDCKKGVPARGLEEISDMTRCLSIPITAIGGITPENIGDVLTTGVSGVAVMSGIVSNSKPYSQAKSYKESIRKWAEKHV